In Zingiber officinale cultivar Zhangliang chromosome 1A, Zo_v1.1, whole genome shotgun sequence, a genomic segment contains:
- the LOC122008275 gene encoding dirigent protein 22-like produces MAASSVIPSLLLFLFVAAAAAASSNPNGYMHLRFYNHERILGSGPSATVVYAVQRRDSNSGAGFGNVIVYDNLLRSGVETDSPIVGRNQGMGVGSSLAENSGLTNFQLVFTAGKYNGSSLTLQGLFPVAPLRTVFERAITGGTGKFRLARGYLLTTEVRATNTTLTGQLDAYITFR; encoded by the coding sequence ATGGCAGCCTCCTCAGTCATTCCTTCCTTGCTCCTCTTCCTCTTCGTAGCTGCCGCTGCCGCTGCCTCCTCCAACCCCAATGGCTACATGCACCTGCGCTTCTACAACCACGAGAGAATCCTTGGCTCCGGTCCCAGCGCCACTGTCGTCTACGCCGTCCAGCGCCGTGACTCCAACTCTGGGGCTGGTTTTGGTAACGTCATCGTCTACGACAACCTTCTGCGGTCCGGGGTGGAGACAGACTCACCCATCGTCGGCCGAAACCAGGGCATGGGAGTGGGCTCGAGCTTGGCCGAGAATTCTGGCCTCACCAATTTCCAGCTGGTGTTCACCGCCGGCAAGTACAACGGCAGCTCCCTCACCCTGCAGGGGTTGTTCCCGGTCGCCCCGCTCAGGACCGTGTTCGAACGGGCGATCACCGGAGGCACAGGAAAGTTCCGTTTGGCCAGAGGATACCTCTTGACCACGGAAGTTCGTGCTACCAACACCACCCTCACTGGACAACTCGACGCTTATATCACCTTCCGTTGA
- the LOC122008283 gene encoding dirigent protein 22-like yields the protein MAASSVIPSLLLFLFLAAAAAAVASSNPNGYMHLRFYNHERILGSGPSATVVYAVQRRDSNSGAGFGNVIVYDNLLRSGVETDSPIVGRNQGMGVGSSLAENSGLTNFQLVFTAGKYSGSSLALQGLFPVAPLGTVFERAITGGTGKFRLARGYLLTTEVRATNTTLTGQLDAYITFR from the coding sequence ATGGCAGCCTCCTCAGTCATTCCTTCCttgctcctcttcctcttcttagcTGCCGCTGCCGCTGCCGTTGCCTCCTCCAACCCCAATGGCTACATGCACCTGCGCTTCTACAACCACGAGAGAATCCTTGGCTCCGGTCCCAGCGCCACTGTCGTCTACGCCGTCCAGCGCCGTGACTCCAACTCAGGGGCTGGCTTCGGTAACGTCATCGTCTACGACAACCTTCTGCGGTCCGGGGTGGAGACAGACTCACCCATCGTCGGTCGAAACCAGGGCATGGGAGTGGGCTCGAGCTTGGCCGAGAACTCTGGTCTCACCAATTTCCAGCTGGTGTTCACCGCTGGCAAGTACAGCGGCAGCTCCCTTGCCCTGCAGGGGTTGTTCCCGGTCGCCCCGCTCGGGACCGTGTTCGAACGGGCGATCACCGGAGGCACAGGAAAGTTCCGTTTGGCCAGAGGATACCTCTTGACCACGGAAGTTCGTGCTACCAACACGACCCTCACTGGACAACTCGACGCTTATATCACCTTCCGTTGA